A stretch of Henckelia pumila isolate YLH828 chromosome 4, ASM3356847v2, whole genome shotgun sequence DNA encodes these proteins:
- the LOC140861432 gene encoding uncharacterized protein, translated as MGKDWVEEIPSVLWAYRTTPHTATQESAFSLVYGSEAILLVEIGQPSARIKAYEDIEEGARAQELDLIEERREKEARRMEAYRARVMRAYNRKFKPREFQEGEFVLKRVNPAGEVGKLDARWEGPYKLIRKVSANTWYLQDGQGRLLKRPWNVLHLKKYFV; from the coding sequence ATGGGGAAGGACTGGGTAGAGGAGATCCCGAGTGTGTTGTGGGCCTATCGAACCACTCCTCATACTGCTACACAGGAATCAGCTTTTAGCCTGGTATATGGTTCGGAGGCTATTCTGCTAGTAGAAATTGGACAGCCTTCAGCTCGAATTAAGGCATATGAGGATATAGAAGAAGGGGCCCGGGCACAAGAATTGGATCTCATTGAAGAGCGAAGGGAGAAAGAAGCTCGCAGAATGGAGGCCTATAGAGCTCGGGTGATGAGAGCCTATAATAGAAAATTCAAGCCCCGGGAATTCCAAGAAGGGGAGTTTGTGTTGAAAAGGGTTAATCCAGCAGGGGAAGTGGGGAAGTTAGATGCCCGATGGGAGGGGCCGTACAAACTTATCAGAAAAGTCAGTGCTAATACTTGGTACCTGCAAGATGGTCAGGGACGGCTCCTCAAACGACCTTGGAATGTATTAcacttgaagaaatattttgtttaa